In the genome of Pseudanabaena mucicola str. Chao 1806, the window ATGGCGGAATTAGCAGTCTATTTTGTTTTGAGCGTCGGAGTACCTTACACAATCTGGACAATTGTAAGACCATTCACTGACTCTTAAATTTCAACCACTCCAAAAAGTGTGAGGTAGCTTAATACTTCATACTTTTTGGGATTTCAGGATTTTAGCTTTGAGTTTGTAGATTTGCTAAGCCCAAGTATGTAATTTTCATCGGTTCAATCTTGAAACGGCAGGGCAATACCTTTACTCCTCTGGCGATCGCCTCTGTGAAGAGCTTGGCATATTCAGGGTCAGCTTCGGATCCTGCGGCAAAGCGATCGCAATCTCCACGATTAATAAAAAAAATTAAGGTGGCGCTGGTATTTGCATCAATTACTGACATGAGTTCGCGTAGGTGTTTTTGACCTCGTGTCGTCACCGTATCAGGAAACAAGGCTAAATTGCCAATACACCAAGTTGTATTTTTAACTTCCAAATAGTTCTTTTTTTGATAATGATCATCTGTCAAAAGAAAATCGATCCGACTCTTTTCATTGCCATAGGCAACTTCACTCGTTACCGTTGTGTAGGGTTCTAGCTCTGGTAATAAGTGGAGATCGAGCATAGTTCCAATTACGCGATTAGGAAGACTAGTATTAATACCGATCCATTCATTATCTAGATATATTGCTTCCCAACTATAGGCGAGTTTGCGTTTAGGATTAGAGTGATGGGAAACCAACACAGGACTACCAATTTGACATACCCCAGTCATTGGTCCTGTATTTGCACAATGGGCAGTAATTATTTCACCATTCTCTAACTCTATATCTGCAAAGAAACGTTTATAACGTCTAACTAGGCGACCGAGGATTAGCTCAGAATAAGTGTGAACTAGGGTCATGAGATTATTACAAGTTTTTGATATTGAGTGAGATGTAAAGAATTAATGCTAGAACTTGGTTGCTTAAAAAATGCGGTAGTCATGCAATGTAATTGTGTTGCGGGCGCTTCGCGCCCGCAACACAATTACTAAAAAAATTACCTTGCAGCACTACCAAAAATGCTACGGCAGTCCTAAATTAAGATATATATGGCTTTGGCTGAGTTCAGCAAAGCTTGACACTCCCCGCACTGAAGTGACGGGGATTCCTGATTCAGCGAGACAACTTACCAGATAGACTTGCATCTATTTGGCAGAGGTCGAACTCTCCACAGGCGTTAATTTCCCTATGCCCTAGGGTATTTAGACCTTTAGCTAAGATATTCAAAGCCGCATTGTGGTCACGGTCTAATACAGTGCCACAAAGCCCACAGTGATGAGTACGCTGACTCAATGTTTTGACAACTTGCTTACCGCAGTTTGAGCAATTCTGACTTGTATATTGGGGAGGCACTGCAACCGTGACCTTACCAAATACTTTGCCAAAATACTCAACCCAATCTCGAAACATAGACCAGCTTGCATCAGATATTGATTTAGCTAATTTACGATTCTTGACCATATTTCGCACTTGCAAATCTTCATAAGCAATCAGGTCGTTAGACCTCACTACGCACCTTGCAGTCTTTACCGCAAAGTCTTTACGCTGCCTACTTACTTGCAAATGCTTTTTAGCTAATCGTTTAATTGCTTTTCTACGATTAGCAGATCCCTTTTTCCGCTTAGAAACCTTGCGCTGCAATTTTTTGAGTTGACGCTCTGACTTTCTAAGGATTCTGGGATTTTCGACTGTTTGACCATTGCTATCAGTGTAGAAGTGATTAAGTCCAACATCCAATCCGATTGTGGTTTGAGTCGGTTCTATTTCTTCGCGCCGATCCACATCAACACAGAACTGAGCATAGTAACCATCAGCCCGTCTTACCAGTCTGATTCGTTTTATCTGCTCTATCTGGTAGAAATTAAGGTCACGTGAACCAATTAATTTGAGTCTGCCAATCTTAAAGCCATCAGTCAAAGTTAGATGTTTCCGATCTTCACTAAGCTTCCATCCTGAAGTTTTGTATTCCACAGAATGACCACGCTTTTTGAATTTTGGATATCCTTTCTTGCCTGATACTTTCTTCTTGCAATTTTCAAAGAACCGATTAATCGCTGACCATGCTCTCTCAGCACTGGCTTGTCTTGCCTGTGAGTTTAGTTTTTTCGCAAACTCAAACTCTTTGGCAAGTACAGCACAATACTTATTGAGATCGTACTTGTCGCTATCCTTTACATCCATCCATAGCCTTAAAGCCTTATTACGCACAAACAGAGCAGTACGAATTGCCTCATCGATGAGGTTGTACTGTCCTGTTTTGCCTTTAAGTTTTGCTTCGAGGACTAACATCGATTTGTAGAATCTTATGCTGTATATTGTAGCATAGATTAATATAAAGCCGTCCTAGAAGGACGGGGTTTTAGACCCAATTTCCCGATAAGCTATAAAACAAATTTGGCGATCGCTGCTACCACACCGTCCTCTTCCACGCTAGGCGCAACCCAATCCGAGAGAGGCTTTAATCCCTCAGGACTATTACCCATCGCTACACCGATACCAGCATATTCGATCATCTCTAAATCGTTGAAGTTATCACCGATCGCTAGAACCTGAGAGCGGTCAAAGCCCAAAATATTCTCAGCTAAATGTTTTACAGCCGTACCTTTATTCGCAATCGGATTGGTTGCCTCAAAGAATGTTGCCACCGACTTTGTAAGATAAAGTTGCTGCGGCGTATAGCGATCTTTCAGGACTCTTAGCATTTCCGTCACTAATTCGGCGGTATCACTTAGAGCCAAAATTTTTGTGGGTGGATGATCAGTGCTAGCACTAGTCAGAAATTCGCGTAAATCACCAACCACCTTAACGCCAACCTTAGAACGTTCAGCATAGGCTTGGGTTTGGGCAGTCATCTTGCGAACGTAGAGTTCATCATTAACGTAAATATGAATCGAAAGCTGGTCATTTGTCGCAAATTCGCCCAGATCATCTAACAAAGACAGAGCCTGCTCTAATTCCACTGGCCAATGTCCTACTAATGCATCGGTTTGAGGATCTTTGATAAATGCACCTTGATAGGAGATCAATGGCATATCTGAAGCGATCGCTTCATGAAAGCGTAATGCTGAGCGATACATTCTCCCTGTGGCGATCGCTACCTTGACACCCCTAGCTTGAGCCGCTTTCACCGCAACTTTCACTGCATCATTGACCTGATTGGCATCACCGCTAATCGTGCCATCAATATCTACCACGACCAGTTTTATATCTTGTGCCATGAGTTTTGTCTTGCTTTGTATG includes:
- the sfsA gene encoding DNA/RNA nuclease SfsA, yielding MTLVHTYSELILGRLVRRYKRFFADIELENGEIITAHCANTGPMTGVCQIGSPVLVSHHSNPKRKLAYSWEAIYLDNEWIGINTSLPNRVIGTMLDLHLLPELEPYTTVTSEVAYGNEKSRIDFLLTDDHYQKKNYLEVKNTTWCIGNLALFPDTVTTRGQKHLRELMSVIDANTSATLIFFINRGDCDRFAAGSEADPEYAKLFTEAIARGVKVLPCRFKIEPMKITYLGLANLQTQS
- a CDS encoding RNA-guided endonuclease InsQ/TnpB family protein — translated: MLVLEAKLKGKTGQYNLIDEAIRTALFVRNKALRLWMDVKDSDKYDLNKYCAVLAKEFEFAKKLNSQARQASAERAWSAINRFFENCKKKVSGKKGYPKFKKRGHSVEYKTSGWKLSEDRKHLTLTDGFKIGRLKLIGSRDLNFYQIEQIKRIRLVRRADGYYAQFCVDVDRREEIEPTQTTIGLDVGLNHFYTDSNGQTVENPRILRKSERQLKKLQRKVSKRKKGSANRRKAIKRLAKKHLQVSRQRKDFAVKTARCVVRSNDLIAYEDLQVRNMVKNRKLAKSISDASWSMFRDWVEYFGKVFGKVTVAVPPQYTSQNCSNCGKQVVKTLSQRTHHCGLCGTVLDRDHNAALNILAKGLNTLGHREINACGEFDLCQIDASLSGKLSR
- a CDS encoding Cof-type HAD-IIB family hydrolase encodes the protein MAQDIKLVVVDIDGTISGDANQVNDAVKVAVKAAQARGVKVAIATGRMYRSALRFHEAIASDMPLISYQGAFIKDPQTDALVGHWPVELEQALSLLDDLGEFATNDQLSIHIYVNDELYVRKMTAQTQAYAERSKVGVKVVGDLREFLTSASTDHPPTKILALSDTAELVTEMLRVLKDRYTPQQLYLTKSVATFFEATNPIANKGTAVKHLAENILGFDRSQVLAIGDNFNDLEMIEYAGIGVAMGNSPEGLKPLSDWVAPSVEEDGVVAAIAKFVL